A genomic window from Trueperella bialowiezensis includes:
- a CDS encoding class I adenylate-forming enzyme family protein yields MIVGDTLWPSDITADIREVKVYNRTVRTYVPGPQSLYETLADTAAKFPDKIAIYAEDGNRFTFAQVRELVDGFAGYLAQRYAITTGKRVGVLLDNGIDFITVFYATNRLGAIIVPLPGKFRRAEIDALSERARLDLVVCQPEQADWFADMPVITTSSNTCAAGLPSWHTPHGLEGVPMPVIENDAVLLFTSGTTSLSKGVLLTNMNAVHAVRSYARVLDLSSDDTTIIAVPIYHVTGMIAIIGLFVYLGGAIHIQKRMEGRPFVKEIYTSGVSFVHASPTVFAMMLEERDRFPQLPSVQKMACGAAHMPVTRIAELHEWMPHMQFRTVYGLTETCSPAFVFPCDAATSADLGSSGMPIPGLDVMICDDDTELPIGEVGEIVLRGANIARRYDGLETEALSEDGWLRTGDIGRATPGGYIYVLDRKKDMINRGGEKIWCIDVEEELRRLDGVEDACVVGVPDPFYGEVAAAAVVLRDGEETSEVELKEALNKRLARYQVPVYFRRVPAIPLTPGSKVDKRAVRALFADV; encoded by the coding sequence ATGATCGTAGGCGATACCCTCTGGCCTTCTGATATCACCGCAGATATACGTGAGGTTAAGGTATATAACCGCACGGTGCGCACCTATGTGCCCGGCCCACAGTCGCTTTATGAAACCCTGGCCGACACGGCTGCGAAGTTTCCGGACAAGATCGCGATCTATGCCGAAGACGGCAACCGGTTCACGTTCGCCCAGGTGCGGGAGCTCGTGGATGGATTTGCGGGCTACCTCGCCCAGCGCTACGCGATCACCACAGGGAAGCGGGTGGGGGTGTTGCTCGATAACGGGATCGATTTCATCACCGTCTTCTATGCCACCAACCGGCTGGGTGCGATTATCGTGCCGCTTCCGGGCAAGTTCCGGCGTGCCGAGATCGACGCGCTCAGCGAGCGGGCGCGGCTTGACCTTGTCGTATGCCAACCCGAACAAGCCGACTGGTTCGCGGACATGCCGGTGATAACGACGTCGTCGAATACGTGCGCAGCTGGACTGCCCTCTTGGCACACGCCCCACGGACTGGAAGGCGTGCCCATGCCGGTGATCGAAAACGACGCGGTGCTGCTGTTTACGTCGGGAACGACGTCGCTGAGCAAAGGCGTGCTGCTGACAAACATGAATGCTGTGCACGCGGTGCGCAGTTACGCGCGCGTGCTGGACTTGTCGAGCGATGACACCACGATTATCGCCGTACCGATCTACCATGTGACGGGCATGATCGCGATTATCGGTCTGTTCGTGTATCTAGGCGGGGCGATACATATTCAAAAGCGGATGGAGGGCAGGCCGTTCGTGAAAGAGATTTACACGTCTGGGGTGAGTTTCGTGCACGCGTCGCCTACGGTGTTCGCCATGATGCTTGAGGAACGCGACCGATTCCCGCAGCTGCCCTCCGTACAGAAAATGGCATGCGGAGCGGCGCACATGCCGGTCACGCGGATTGCTGAATTGCATGAGTGGATGCCGCACATGCAGTTCCGCACGGTCTACGGGCTTACCGAGACGTGTTCTCCCGCGTTCGTGTTTCCGTGCGATGCAGCGACGTCTGCGGATCTCGGTAGCTCAGGCATGCCAATTCCGGGCCTTGACGTGATGATTTGTGATGACGACACCGAGCTGCCCATCGGGGAAGTGGGGGAGATCGTACTACGTGGTGCGAATATTGCGCGCCGATATGACGGGCTAGAAACCGAGGCTCTCAGCGAAGACGGCTGGCTGCGGACCGGCGACATCGGGCGAGCGACTCCCGGCGGGTACATCTACGTGTTGGATCGGAAGAAAGACATGATTAACCGAGGCGGCGAGAAAATCTGGTGTATTGATGTCGAGGAAGAGCTGCGCAGGCTGGATGGCGTGGAGGACGCCTGCGTGGTGGGCGTGCCGGATCCTTTTTATGGTGAGGTCGCGGCCGCTGCAGTAGTGTTGCGCGACGGCGAGGAAACCAGCGAGGTAGAGCTGAAGGAAGCGCTTAATAAGCGGCTGGCACGCTATCAGGTGCCAGTATATTTCCGGCGAGTGCCTGCCATTCCGCTGACGCCGGGCTCGAAGGTGGATAAGAGGGCGGTTCGGGCGCTTTTTGCTGACGTCTAG
- a CDS encoding DUF3592 domain-containing protein produces the protein MNRRMALAIVGAVLALFGVFAAVLIFTDHRGSGTSFPWGFMAVAGAFVVGGCGLALYNLRANAADSQLVESGIPYWGVVTAIERKVQSAISGKTHYVLTATGTHGSDTRAFTKVYEGVRPFLDEGQEVTIYVDREDPERFVIKR, from the coding sequence ATGAATAGGCGAATGGCGCTAGCGATAGTCGGCGCGGTACTGGCCCTGTTCGGCGTTTTCGCCGCGGTACTCATCTTCACCGATCACCGCGGCAGCGGCACCTCCTTTCCATGGGGCTTCATGGCTGTGGCGGGCGCCTTCGTCGTCGGCGGGTGCGGGCTCGCGCTCTACAACCTGCGGGCCAATGCTGCAGATTCCCAGCTGGTCGAAAGCGGAATCCCCTACTGGGGCGTGGTCACCGCAATCGAACGTAAGGTGCAATCAGCGATCTCCGGCAAGACGCACTACGTGCTCACCGCCACCGGCACGCACGGCTCGGACACCCGGGCGTTCACGAAAGTCTACGAAGGCGTGCGGCCCTTCCTCGACGAGGGCCAAGAGGTGACGATTTACGTAGATCGCGAAGATCCGGAGCGCTTCGTCATCAAACGCTAA
- a CDS encoding BglII/BstYI family type II restriction endonuclease, with protein MKRDEMFAEEDLPGVVWQPTVDLPDGFTYGVTRYADIILRDAFPQRFQEIVNNLEEYYIDYEEDILVGGGSRARHTKRHDDGLKRRGWHEHNVTIEKAVDGKPIFKVRNHEIDVFSMGDDGGYPGVAVEMEWNNKDPFFHRDLNNFQALHREGVIAVGVIVTRGPRLQELLYYLGTEGHYPSSKYGTSTTHWNKLIPMINIGAGGQCPLLCIGIEPEKVSNLPCSDVNNFEFSDGTVLKLAGC; from the coding sequence ATGAAACGAGACGAAATGTTTGCGGAGGAAGATCTCCCAGGAGTTGTCTGGCAACCAACGGTAGATCTTCCGGATGGGTTTACTTACGGCGTGACGAGGTATGCCGACATCATTCTTAGGGACGCGTTCCCGCAGAGATTCCAAGAGATTGTAAACAACCTTGAAGAGTACTATATTGATTACGAAGAAGACATTTTGGTGGGTGGCGGTTCTCGAGCGCGGCATACGAAACGCCACGATGATGGTTTAAAGAGGCGCGGTTGGCATGAGCACAATGTGACGATTGAGAAAGCTGTTGATGGAAAGCCAATCTTTAAAGTCCGTAACCATGAGATCGATGTGTTTTCGATGGGTGACGACGGCGGCTATCCGGGAGTCGCAGTGGAAATGGAGTGGAACAATAAGGATCCATTCTTTCATCGTGACCTCAACAATTTTCAGGCTCTCCACCGTGAGGGAGTTATTGCCGTTGGTGTTATTGTTACTCGTGGGCCTCGACTACAGGAACTGCTTTACTACCTTGGAACAGAAGGGCACTACCCATCCTCAAAGTATGGGACTTCGACGACTCATTGGAATAAGCTTATCCCAATGATCAATATCGGTGCAGGCGGCCAGTGTCCTTTGTTATGCATTGGAATTGAACCGGAAAAGGTTAGCAATCTTCCATGCAGTGACGTGAATAATTTCGAGTTCTCTGACGGGACAGTATTGAAATTAGCCGGATGCTAA
- a CDS encoding MT-A70 family methyltransferase, whose product MAEPLRENDEILPLPRIAGGFSTILADPPWRFANRTGKVAPEHRRLDRYSTMDLDAIKSLPVSDVAAKNAHLYLWVPNALLPDGLEVMKSWGFRYVSNIIWAKRRKDGGPDGRGVGFYFRNVTEMILFGVKGKMRTLQPGRSQVNMIETRKREHSRKPDEQYNLIESCSPGPFLELFARNPRDGWTVWGDESDGEVRGKVHRGYAGGEIFPPIPPNRRLPQAVMEEIAAKITGLYEQNMSIREIAAVTGYSIQRVRNLLKEGGAEIRRPGAQKRD is encoded by the coding sequence ATGGCCGAACCATTACGCGAAAATGACGAGATCCTTCCACTTCCGAGAATTGCAGGTGGTTTCTCCACGATCCTTGCAGATCCACCGTGGCGTTTTGCAAACCGCACTGGCAAGGTCGCCCCGGAACATCGCCGCCTCGACCGCTACTCGACTATGGATCTTGACGCAATCAAATCACTGCCCGTCAGCGACGTCGCAGCCAAAAATGCACACCTCTACTTGTGGGTGCCAAATGCGCTTCTACCAGACGGTCTCGAAGTCATGAAATCATGGGGTTTTCGATATGTTAGCAACATAATTTGGGCTAAACGCCGAAAAGACGGCGGCCCAGACGGACGAGGCGTAGGTTTTTATTTTCGTAACGTCACAGAGATGATTCTCTTTGGCGTCAAAGGAAAAATGCGAACACTCCAGCCGGGGCGTAGCCAGGTGAATATGATAGAGACTCGCAAACGAGAGCACTCCCGTAAGCCAGATGAACAATACAACCTAATTGAGTCTTGCTCTCCCGGCCCTTTCCTTGAGCTATTCGCACGTAATCCACGCGACGGATGGACAGTCTGGGGGGATGAATCTGATGGCGAAGTGCGAGGTAAAGTACACCGCGGATATGCTGGCGGTGAAATATTCCCTCCAATCCCACCAAACAGGCGACTACCTCAAGCAGTAATGGAGGAAATCGCCGCAAAAATAACTGGCCTTTATGAGCAGAACATGAGCATTCGAGAAATAGCTGCTGTCACAGGCTATTCCATTCAGCGTGTGAGAAACCTACTAAAAGAGGGTGGAGCTGAGATCCGCCGTCCAGGCGCTCAAAAACGGGATTAG
- a CDS encoding 5' nucleotidase, NT5C type has product MASSSIESWREFVREQLGHLERLLGCEAKQLAQSVKQYADDRMNPKKCHPTPQPLSIVGEAILPLITDWNWVKRRVEQVTVQPDGRSRRRISFDLCLPVRDGLRYSYIAKAIDEESNMTGVIVPLTFLRKGPIVNLGISGPDGNTRSSVGFLENALLTYSALCKLSKDNQIDEIVDNFLKEHDIWASSDHQRDSGSVNSETLGEKLVKIAIWQVITSSQTDYSASHEGQLAAKQDVHRHEAFGTVASIISALRHGRPLRSFFLTVWPIFTSEKSGKEAYEHEQRVEIRAVDSSPAILILILSLLETYIEPFREAHKDNKNDLVARELFCILMSAVSLSYLSAVVTPEGDVYAREQDEQFSQQAGQVRAVFKMSSDIEPNLDSDKRDSPARNSTHVRDSSKFKSCYDSMKLWSSTAWETIKRFFSDEKGSLYNFDVSLCSAESAHIEFNPPQNLVIAGVYSMTGNESNGYESEYSDILTFAEIKIASRNDSERQGSFSESSNLSQKAHRRDSYRTSPGIIHISPSSDWLRTVGSYAVQLIPNVAGANRASIATLLGSAAILLIQLLKEESGAPAWSNFFGAATLILAIYAAILFTTGRSEIEHRVLRYTNIRILVMFIFAFINIICAFLLSRNHAQHKVAIFCISAVFILLFGFCNFRTNKKHKDLKKEVGRLSEVEDYQVRNINSRQSRYQTIALTETGPYDVHYLTAGYLTKMKRHLMERTPMGLEPSKNPRILKEYIRDFHPSVKSHKYNARSEMTDLNRLIIAIDLDGVCADYISGFRDYMMNETGHPASEFPTPQHYDLSESGWPFKDYDSYHRYHKQAVISGLYRKLPVIPGAAEAVKELSDIGYHIRIVTHRLTFGGSHAQIISDTAHWLDDRKIPFGSICFSSVKDDINADLYIEDSPSNIELLRKKGITTFVFSHEYNCGIDGPRFDDWKVGVQLVQKELGGPRKY; this is encoded by the coding sequence ATGGCATCCTCATCAATAGAAAGCTGGCGCGAATTCGTTCGAGAGCAACTCGGACATCTGGAAAGGCTGTTGGGCTGTGAGGCCAAACAGCTTGCCCAGTCTGTTAAGCAATACGCTGACGATCGTATGAATCCGAAAAAATGCCACCCAACTCCTCAGCCTCTTTCGATCGTTGGAGAGGCGATACTTCCGCTGATTACAGATTGGAATTGGGTTAAGCGAAGGGTTGAACAAGTCACTGTTCAGCCCGATGGTAGATCTCGAAGAAGAATTTCTTTCGATCTCTGTCTGCCAGTACGTGACGGTCTCAGGTATTCATACATCGCCAAAGCTATTGATGAAGAATCTAATATGACAGGGGTGATAGTACCGCTGACTTTTCTCCGTAAGGGGCCGATCGTGAATTTGGGGATATCGGGCCCTGATGGAAATACGAGAAGTAGCGTAGGGTTCCTCGAAAACGCTCTACTCACCTACAGTGCCTTGTGTAAACTTAGCAAGGACAACCAGATTGATGAGATTGTAGACAATTTCCTCAAAGAGCATGATATTTGGGCGTCTTCTGACCACCAGCGCGATTCAGGTTCCGTAAATAGCGAAACCCTTGGTGAGAAGCTTGTAAAGATAGCTATTTGGCAAGTGATCACATCGAGTCAAACTGATTACAGTGCCTCGCATGAAGGTCAACTCGCTGCTAAACAAGATGTCCATCGACACGAGGCTTTCGGAACCGTCGCAAGTATAATCTCAGCGCTCAGGCATGGGCGCCCCCTGCGTTCGTTCTTTTTGACAGTATGGCCCATTTTCACTTCAGAGAAGTCCGGAAAAGAAGCTTATGAGCACGAACAACGCGTAGAAATTCGTGCCGTTGACTCTTCTCCTGCAATTTTGATCCTCATTTTGAGTCTGCTTGAGACCTATATTGAACCCTTTCGCGAGGCGCATAAAGACAATAAAAACGATCTAGTAGCGCGAGAGCTATTTTGCATTCTAATGAGCGCAGTTTCACTGAGCTATCTTTCGGCTGTCGTAACGCCCGAAGGTGACGTATATGCGCGAGAGCAAGATGAGCAGTTTTCCCAACAAGCGGGCCAAGTGCGAGCCGTTTTCAAAATGTCATCTGATATTGAACCGAACCTTGACTCAGACAAGAGGGATTCTCCGGCAAGAAATTCCACTCACGTTAGAGATTCTTCGAAGTTTAAGAGCTGCTATGACTCGATGAAATTATGGTCATCAACCGCGTGGGAAACTATTAAGCGATTTTTTAGCGACGAAAAAGGGAGTCTATATAACTTTGACGTTTCTCTATGCTCTGCTGAGAGTGCCCACATTGAATTCAATCCGCCACAAAATCTTGTAATCGCAGGCGTTTATTCAATGACAGGCAATGAGAGTAATGGTTATGAATCGGAGTACTCGGACATTTTAACGTTCGCAGAAATTAAGATAGCGTCACGTAACGATAGCGAGCGGCAGGGATCTTTTTCAGAGAGTTCCAATCTTAGCCAAAAAGCTCATAGACGGGACTCTTACAGGACCTCACCGGGAATAATTCACATTAGCCCGAGCAGCGATTGGTTGCGAACCGTCGGCTCATACGCAGTTCAGTTGATACCGAATGTCGCTGGTGCGAACCGCGCCTCAATAGCTACTCTGCTGGGTTCTGCGGCAATTTTGTTAATCCAACTCTTGAAAGAAGAATCTGGAGCTCCGGCCTGGAGTAATTTTTTTGGCGCTGCGACACTGATACTTGCGATCTATGCCGCGATTTTATTTACTACCGGCCGCAGCGAAATTGAACATAGGGTGCTTAGGTATACAAACATTCGAATCCTAGTCATGTTTATTTTCGCTTTTATAAACATCATATGCGCCTTTCTGTTAAGTCGTAACCACGCTCAGCATAAGGTTGCGATCTTTTGCATTAGCGCTGTTTTCATACTGTTATTCGGATTCTGCAATTTTCGAACGAATAAAAAGCACAAAGACTTAAAAAAAGAAGTTGGGAGATTGTCTGAAGTTGAAGATTATCAAGTGCGCAACATTAACTCACGCCAGAGTCGCTATCAGACGATTGCGCTGACAGAAACGGGACCCTATGACGTTCACTATCTTACGGCCGGATATCTGACAAAAATGAAAAGGCATTTAATGGAGAGAACGCCAATGGGGTTAGAACCATCGAAAAACCCTAGAATTCTTAAGGAATACATTCGCGATTTTCACCCCAGTGTCAAATCACATAAATACAATGCGAGGAGTGAAATGACCGATTTAAACCGTCTAATTATTGCAATCGATCTTGATGGAGTTTGCGCTGACTACATCTCGGGGTTTAGGGACTACATGATGAATGAAACAGGGCATCCGGCCAGCGAATTTCCTACCCCCCAACACTACGATCTTTCAGAAAGCGGTTGGCCATTCAAGGATTACGATTCATATCATAGGTACCATAAGCAGGCGGTGATTTCCGGTCTTTACAGAAAGCTTCCGGTTATCCCCGGAGCTGCTGAAGCAGTTAAGGAGCTATCCGATATTGGCTATCACATTCGCATTGTTACCCATCGATTGACCTTCGGTGGTAGCCACGCTCAAATTATTTCGGATACAGCCCATTGGCTTGATGATCGGAAAATCCCGTTTGGTTCTATCTGTTTTTCCAGCGTGAAAGATGACATTAATGCAGATCTGTATATAGAAGATTCGCCCTCAAATATTGAATTGCTTCGGAAGAAAGGAATCACGACTTTCGTGTTCTCGCACGAGTACAACTGCGGCATAGATGGGCCACGTTTTGACGACTGGAAAGTTGGTGTTCAACTAGTCCAAAAGGAGTTAGGAGGCCCTCGAAAATACTAG
- a CDS encoding MFS transporter has translation MTVLLAIIYAAFISLGLPDAVVGAAWPSMHGDLGADAAGAAVVNAMGIAATIAMSFASGALLRRFGTFRVCAGSILLTATAMAGYAVAPNFAWLLAFAVPLGLGAGAIDTALNAFVAVRYSARHMNFLHASWGIGAAAGPLIVAFWLHNTGQWRPAYWTIAALQLVLFGVFLASRKMWERPVEAPASEGADNADAGEEADGDLDPNAGAELGAEACSERTGAERGGAELAQNPDTERGGAELARLPWYRMPNLPVILVGFFGYSAVEMSLGLWGATYLVERFQMHVDLAAAGGGAFFIGITAGRFVAGLVSHRLTNQQLLLAGAGVLAVGVALLFIPVPAVSLAGLAVAGFGCGPIFPMMLQETTARFGSANTERMMGIQMGFSYTGMLVAPPLVGLALTRVTTLALPAAALACTACVAGSVYVVARQLRCA, from the coding sequence GTGACCGTCTTGCTCGCCATTATTTACGCCGCGTTTATTTCGCTGGGTTTGCCCGACGCCGTGGTCGGCGCAGCCTGGCCGTCGATGCACGGCGATCTTGGCGCGGATGCCGCGGGCGCGGCGGTGGTCAACGCGATGGGGATTGCGGCGACGATCGCGATGTCGTTCGCCTCCGGGGCGTTGCTGCGGCGCTTTGGCACGTTTCGAGTATGTGCGGGTTCGATTTTGTTAACAGCGACGGCGATGGCCGGGTACGCGGTGGCACCCAACTTTGCGTGGCTGCTGGCGTTCGCCGTGCCGCTGGGGTTGGGCGCCGGCGCGATTGACACGGCGCTCAACGCGTTCGTGGCCGTGCGCTATTCGGCCCGCCACATGAACTTCCTGCACGCTTCGTGGGGAATCGGCGCGGCGGCCGGGCCGTTGATCGTGGCGTTCTGGCTGCACAACACCGGCCAGTGGCGCCCGGCCTACTGGACGATTGCCGCGCTGCAGCTGGTGCTGTTTGGCGTGTTCCTGGCCTCGCGGAAAATGTGGGAACGGCCGGTGGAGGCGCCAGCGAGTGAGGGTGCTGATAATGCCGATGCTGGCGAAGAAGCTGACGGTGATCTGGATCCCAACGCGGGCGCCGAACTGGGCGCCGAGGCGTGCAGTGAACGAACGGGCGCCGAGCGTGGGGGCGCCGAGCTAGCGCAGAACCCTGACACCGAGCGTGGGGGCGCCGAGCTAGCGCGCCTGCCGTGGTATCGGATGCCAAACCTGCCGGTGATCTTGGTGGGCTTCTTTGGGTACTCGGCGGTAGAAATGTCGCTGGGGCTGTGGGGCGCCACCTATCTGGTGGAACGTTTCCAGATGCACGTGGACCTGGCGGCGGCCGGTGGCGGAGCGTTCTTCATCGGGATCACGGCGGGAAGGTTCGTGGCCGGGCTGGTATCGCATAGGCTGACCAACCAGCAGCTGCTGCTCGCCGGGGCGGGTGTGCTGGCCGTGGGTGTGGCGCTGCTGTTTATCCCGGTGCCGGCCGTGAGTCTGGCCGGGCTGGCCGTGGCCGGGTTCGGCTGCGGGCCGATCTTCCCGATGATGTTGCAGGAGACGACTGCTCGCTTCGGCTCAGCGAACACCGAGCGGATGATGGGCATCCAAATGGGCTTTTCGTATACGGGCATGCTCGTGGCGCCGCCGCTGGTGGGCTTGGCGCTCACGCGGGTGACGACGCTGGCGCTCCCCGCCGCGGCACTAGCCTGCACGGCCTGCGTAGCGGGAAGTGTGTATGTGGTAGCCCGCCAGCTTAGGTGCGCATAG
- a CDS encoding NAD(P)/FAD-dependent oxidoreductase encodes MAQHRVVIVGSGFAGLKVAQKLKRADVKITLIAKTSHHLFQPLLYQVATGILSEGDIAPTTREILQRQQNVEVRLGLVEDIDVANKKVLWRNHNTNYETEYDTLVLAAGAGQSYFGNDHFAVFAPGMKTIDDALEIRARIFDSFEKAENELDPAEREKLLTFAVVGAGPTGVEMAGQIRELASQTLKNEFRNIDPDDARVLLIDGAAYPLPAFGERLGKKTRKELEKLGIEVVMDTFVTDLDKDSLTLKNKDGEVSTVEAYCKVWAAGVKGSELTETLAEQTGVELDRSGRVIVNDDLTVADHPEIFVLGDMMSFPGVPGVAQGAIQSAVFAAKVIKARLAGKPAPEKFSYNDKGSMATISRFKAVVQMGKLEFTGFFAWLAWCFLHLLYIVGFKSQIGTLLSWFTSFISGARSERTTTNQQLVGRLALEKLGAGSSGKLVRGEKVEVED; translated from the coding sequence GTGGCACAACACCGCGTCGTCATCGTCGGTTCCGGATTTGCAGGCCTGAAAGTGGCCCAGAAACTCAAGAGGGCGGACGTGAAGATCACGCTCATCGCTAAGACCAGCCACCACCTTTTCCAGCCGCTGCTCTACCAGGTGGCCACGGGCATCCTGTCCGAGGGCGATATCGCGCCCACCACCCGCGAAATCCTGCAGCGGCAACAGAATGTCGAGGTGCGCCTCGGCCTTGTCGAGGATATCGACGTCGCGAACAAGAAAGTGCTGTGGCGCAACCACAACACCAACTACGAAACGGAATATGACACGCTCGTGCTGGCCGCTGGCGCCGGGCAGTCCTACTTCGGCAACGACCACTTCGCCGTGTTCGCGCCCGGCATGAAGACCATCGACGACGCGCTGGAGATCCGCGCCCGCATCTTCGACTCCTTCGAAAAGGCAGAAAACGAGCTGGACCCGGCCGAACGTGAAAAGCTCCTCACCTTCGCTGTGGTGGGAGCCGGCCCAACCGGCGTGGAGATGGCCGGCCAGATTCGCGAGCTCGCTTCACAAACCCTCAAGAACGAGTTCCGCAACATTGATCCCGACGACGCCCGCGTGCTCCTCATCGACGGCGCAGCCTACCCGCTGCCCGCTTTCGGTGAAAGACTGGGCAAGAAGACCCGCAAAGAACTCGAAAAGCTCGGTATCGAAGTGGTCATGGACACGTTCGTCACCGACCTCGACAAGGACTCGCTCACCCTCAAGAACAAGGACGGCGAGGTCAGCACCGTCGAGGCGTACTGCAAGGTGTGGGCCGCAGGCGTCAAGGGCTCCGAACTCACCGAAACCCTGGCCGAACAGACCGGCGTGGAACTCGACCGCTCCGGGCGAGTCATCGTCAACGACGACCTCACCGTCGCCGACCATCCCGAAATCTTCGTGCTGGGTGACATGATGAGCTTCCCGGGCGTGCCCGGCGTCGCACAGGGCGCCATCCAATCGGCAGTGTTCGCCGCGAAAGTCATCAAAGCCCGCCTGGCCGGCAAGCCCGCCCCCGAAAAGTTCTCCTACAATGACAAGGGCTCCATGGCCACCATCTCCCGCTTCAAAGCCGTGGTCCAAATGGGCAAACTCGAATTCACCGGCTTCTTCGCCTGGCTCGCCTGGTGCTTCCTCCACCTGCTCTACATCGTCGGCTTCAAGAGCCAAATCGGCACGCTACTCAGCTGGTTCACCTCGTTCATCTCCGGCGCGCGTTCGGAACGTACGACGACGAACCAGCAGCTCGTTGGCCGCCTCGCCTTAGAAAAGCTCGGCGCAGGATCGTCCGGCAAGCTCGTGCGCGGCGAAAAGGTTGAAGTCGAAGACTAG